aaaaaattcaattaattatgATATACTTAGCAACTTGTTTTTTTTGAAAAGGATTATTAAATTTAACTTTAGAATCAAAGACTATGATATGTAGGCATGCACAATCCGGCCCggcccgccggttaaccgccggttcgggcccgccggttcatgaaccggaaccgggcccggaaccggcgggttgaaccggctGAAGGGTCGGAGGGTcataagggccggttcaggttcgggcataacttgaaccgtgaaccggcggttcaaaaccggcggttcggcggttcgaaccgccggttcaaagggtcgaacggctagggttcgtaggggttcgtaggggttcaaagtagggataggtatgaaccggcggttcgccggttttgggcgaaaaccgccggttttggaggaaaaccgccggtttgaaccggcggttccgaccggtttccgccggttccggaagcttttcaggcgtagggggctaggtgaggtcagaaaccggcggtttgtgtcggaaaaaccgtggaccaacccgccggtttcgtggaaaaaaccgccggttttgaggttgaaccgccggttcaggcggtaaaccggcggttcggccgaaaatttgaaagtttgaaatttgaattttttttttttatttcttccaattttactcctataaatacctcacttctccttcatatttccttaccccattcttgtgttaacaaggatttcattctcaatctccatttctctattctctcatcattctctctaattgcgcaagtttaattctacactttctactcactactatatttgttgtgctcataatttaccacttcttttatacttcatacatattttattccaagtccatattacttttcatttatcaatatattcaatatgtcttcttctcgtggtggatcgggacgtggtgatcggggcaagggaatagcccaagatcaaagcactacgcgtccctcaaaatctcgacgacctagtcgtcgagatgttatggacgaggtttcccgattggcagccgaacgcatgcaagtaagtaatgaaaaatttattttccaattcacatgcacaaaatttcattaatttttttttgcgttcatacttttaacttctacgtacataatatttgtagatggaagaagatcataggaccgccatgctacttgctgaaatgcaacaaggcgggggtaggggagatgaggagttcgacgttactatatcgtcggactcggacaacaacgaggatagatcgcattctcgtattccttctagcaccggcggaaatgaggagatgcctccccctgcacccactaacacggcaaaacctttgaaatcggacatttttatcaaacactacaagaaggtggcggtggtgattccaagtcctcacgatccgaactctcaagaagagacttcggactttcatgtttattgcaactattgcgataaagtgtacaaatggtccgccggtggtggatatggcaccctccgtcgccatttagtggcaaagcatccggtagaatgcggcactgcctctacccaaagccaactaaacttccaacccgccggcgccggctcgggttcgtcaggtgcgcctctatttaaatatgataaaaagaattttgatgatacaatgactagatgggcggctatgaagcatatgccctttaatgtttttgatgacaaaagttttgaggttactatgcaaagtgggttgaatgtagcaatcaaaagaataggtcgaatgaccgtgcaacgatctaccgttcggcagtgcttggagaaaaaggtagaattatcacgttatttagttaacatgggccacagggtgaacatttgctcagatgtttggacggattgttttaaccgtcattcatacatgggtattacggttcactttgtggacaacagttggactttgaacaagcgtttaattggttttagagaatttgaaagtccacacactgcaccagaaattgcttctttgattatacaagtgttgaatgagtttcagctatgcaacaagatattttctattggttttgataatgcaactgccaacaccgcaagtattgccgatttgattgcggcttgtacaccggtaattggaggtaagtattttcatcaaagatgcatttgccatattttaaatttatgtgtacaggatgcccttgaattatggcaaaagcatgtctctcctattagaaatgcagttagattaatccatcaaaagccagctattggcaaagcatggaagaaatattgccatcaaaagaatgtcaggtacacgaattttactatggatgtgtctcatagatggaattcgacatatgattgtctgaattctaccttgacacataaagatgctttatgtgatttttatagaactaacccctaccgtgatttatatctttcgcatagttgttgggataacagattggctttatttaaattgttcaaatatttcaaaaatgctactgttgaattgtcgggtgtttattattgcactgctgttcgtgttttggagcattgcatgtacatatcccttggttttaaaacttcaatgaaaaatgcttcctcttctcccgagttaatgtgcgttttgtattatatgattgaaaaatggctcaagtatttcagtgagattcctaacgtgtttttgattgcaaaggtattggatccaaaatggaaattagcaggtacctctagaattttagatttttattataacaatttgagttcaattgatcttggtccccttcaagcaatccaatccgataccagtgacgaatttggagtcgacctctcagaaacctttcaaataaacctcccggaccggtcagttgtgcaacaaaacctcgagtataacttgcgctctctctacaccgaatatgaaaccaagtataacaccactcaccaagtcagaagaccccctcctccacaacataactatggctttgcatttcaagccgattatgatgaccccgacgcgcaatcccaactagccgacctatacaactacagcaccggcggaaggtcctcaggtatggtcagtgaattagatttatattttgaatcactcttttcctttggtgatgaaggtcctactcctcccgcccaaatcgacgtcctcgattggtggggaacccacgagaaagattttcccatccttgcttcaatggccaaggagattttttctgttccggcttctaccgtcgccgtcgagtccgcttttagtgttggctcgcgcgttttggatgaatcaagaagtaagctctcggcgaaaaatatggaagccgtgatgttacttgatgattgggccaaagctgacgtccgagaacaagaaaatgattggaatgatcgtcaagagggatcacaagatgaattcaccggggatgaagattaggccaaccgtcaaccgccgccggccaaaccaaataggtaagtaaggtaagagaactacgtggactttgattccctaatgcaaatgagcaattgggatacgtaggcacctcaacttaaatttttaatttaagttgagctcaagtcctttttcttttatttctttttttttcccattaattcctactttaaaaatatgcaaatacaattacataattgtatttgtatatactctagtcgatgaagtatatttctctatacggctaaatgagggaaacttttgacaattctactataattgttgattgttagacgaaactcaacatttaaagttgaattgctaaaggtgtccttaatttagttatgtagaaagatcttcttcgccggttaagagtatatatataatacacttatacgtttaagaacttcaacgtcgtttcttgtcatttgtaattagttcttcactagtagtctcatttgtatttaaattttgtttaagaattcaagaccgccatatgttttcaatttgtaattgttgtaacttgtaacgtgtaatttgtaaacatgcaatttcaataaaattgcaactttagacgtatttttttcaattttatttactcacattgcatacaaaagcaaacttgaaaagtgtaatgtaatttgattaaaattgaaaagttgaaaaatgcaaaaaaaaaaaaaaatcgtcaacccgccggttcgggcccggaaccggcggttcgagccgaaaaccggcggttttgaaccggcgcgtaacccgccggttttttgaacctgaaccggaaccgccgggagctaggcgggccggttcaggttcgcgGATTTTCCGACCCTTgacccgccggttcgggcccggaaccggcgggttccGACCCTTGTGCAAGCCTAATGATATGTACTCTTATCTTGCGCCAAATCTCACTCACGATATTCCGCCTCGTCACAAGGCGTCGCGTCTATCCCTTTTGTTTCTAATAATGCCTTAATTATCCAAacatttttttgtcttttttatAAGACAATTTTCATCAATTGATTGTGGCATTTAATTGcaattttgcaagaaaaaatccATCAACTAATTGTGATATAAGTGCAACTTGTTTTATTCTTTTAGAAAAATTATTAAAGTGCATATTGAGAATCAGAAGAATATGGCATAATAGAGTATTGGTATCTTGCTTTTTAAACCTATCACTTTCTTATCTATTCATTTTGATACCCAAACTAATACATACACACTGCATTTTAACATGTATAGCAACAAATTATAATACAATCACTGAAAAACACCAAAAATCAAACCTTTTCTTCTCCACAAAAACCCCAAAAAAGGAGACCCTTTACAAAGACTAATATCAGAAATTAATATGAATCTCTCACTCTTTTTGAGTTGCACAAACTTAACAAAGATATGCAATTCCAAATATTTCCTTCAGCCAAAGTAAACCATAACTATACACCTGTAGCTACCTCTTCCGTCGTCGTCGTCGACGACGCGCCTCTCCTCGTAAAACGTCAACCCATCCGCATGCTGTTTCGCCTCCCCCACCATTTCTTCCTCGCCTTATCAGCCGAACTACCCTCTTCGCCCCCGAGCTTGTTAAGTATCACCTTCGTCTCCCTCAATCTCGACCCGTAGTCCTTCTTCCATGCTTCGAACATTGCCTTCAGCCTCCGAAGCTCGTGATCCGGGTCCAAGCTCGCCTCAGTCTGGCCCGACTTCACTTCCACCAAGAACTTGGCGTCATCTCCGAATACTTGGCTCCTCTGCTCAAACTCCTCAGCCAGCCGGCCAATGACGCTTAACCCGGCTGTCGTTGGTCTACCCCCATTTTCTTGGATCCTTAAATTGTTGCCGGTGTCCCAGCTACTTTCTTCGGCTCCATTTACAGAGGCGTCCGAGTTTCTCTGGGAATCGTCGAAGGCGAGGCTCTTCTTTGCAATGGAGAGGCTAGACTGCAGTGATCTCATCTGCTTCTGCCACACCTCCTCCATAGACTTCATTTTTAGCTCGTATTCGGACCAACGATTCTCGTACTGCTGCAGCCGTTGGTGAAGGATGTCGTTctcctcttctttctctcttagAGAGGCCTCAGCTCGGAGAACACGGCGTTGCAGTTCCGCAAGGAACGACGATTTTACCAGCACTTCTTCTGGCTCATTACCCTGATCCACAACAAATTAAAGTCAACACATCACCAACATGTTATCGATTGGTATTCttttttgggacgtcccaagCTAAATGAGTCATTTCCCCTTTTTGCAAAATCAACTCTTTcaatctcttactttattctcactcCTTTGTTAACTCAACTAACTCACTAACttactttcttaaatctcgtgcaaAAAAAACGCATTTATCCAAAATCTGAGTACCTTTCTTCCTCCAAATTGCAGCAATCCTATGTCCCCCGAGCATCTTCGGACCAACCAGCCACGAATAACTAGAAAACGGCAAAAAAGGGGGGAATGTAAAAACCTTGCAAGACTGCACATAGATCTCAAAGATAAAGCATAAAGTTCAGAATTTGCCTAAACTAGTTGACTAATTTGTCGTCGTTGCTTGGAATTACGCAGATGGTGATTACCTGATTGCATCGAGGTAGCTGCCTCCCTAACTCTGTTGAACTTTTTCCTCAAAATCCTAGCTCTGACATTCTTTTGGATGGATATGGCGGCCCTATGCCTTCGGAGTATGCCTGCGTACTCCTTCCTAACCTTTTCTCCACGGATAACTGCATCAAGAGGTTCCCCATCAAACACCAGTCTATAAGGTTAAAGAAAGTTAACACATATCCACAATGACATACATGACTGTAGGGTAACAATCCCTCTCCTAAAATCCCTCAGCAGGCATCGAGCCTTATGGCCTCTAAAGCAACTTTGGACGCCCAATATCCCATGGAGAGTGCGATTTCTTGTATCTTCAAGTACCCCAATCTGCATTAATTTAAAACACAGACTGACTAACTGCTCAAGCAAGAGGTGTACGAATAAAACAACTAAGTTCCGTAAATATTCTAACCTGTCCAGTTCGGAAAAACAATTTTGTGTATCCAACTTGGTACATCTCGGGGAGAATGTTGAACTGATGAAGAATTGCTACGGAAACACTAAGCGGGTCCTGAGACGCTACGTGATCTAATAGAAGAAAACCGTACCTGATAACGAAAGGAGATTGGAGTGATAAACATCAAAGATAGAGGATTCGGAGAAGAGATTGCAAATTTGTTATATTCTAATATCACTTTTACCTTCTCGCAAACTTTTGATGAGACATCCGGGTAGGAAACCCGGATCTTGATATCCTAACAACTTCTAAGACTCCACAGCACCGCAGCTGTTGTAGTATGAGTCCTTGATTATAGCTACCGGGAGACTGGAAGTTGTTGGGCTTTATGCAGCGTATGAAGTGTGGAGTTGTGCTTTCAAGACGTTGCATTAACTGGAACAGTTGGCTCTGAAACAAACAATAACAGCAACGAATAATCGTGATTAACGAGTATGGGAAAAAGGAGATAACAGATGAAAGCAAAATTGCATGACGAAGCACTTGATCTGAAAGAACAAACACAAACCAAATGATAGCATTAAATAAGCATCAAACACATCCTAACTCTATTGTGTTTTAATATGCAGTAAGCATTGTTAGTAAGGCTCGTTTTACCTTAAATTTTGTCGTAACGCTTAATTTTTGAGAATCTGCTCCACCAGATTTATGCAGTGCCCCTACTACAGGCTTCTCGGATTGATTGAGCATGCTGGATGCAAAAGCCTGAGGAAGGGGGCACGTGCAAGACGAGAGAAGTTCGATTGAATCCAAATGAAGTAAATCCCTGTTCTTCTCAAGAAAACCAGTGGTGTCATATGTAACCTGCCATCATAAATGAAGTTGTCAAAATCACCGAAAGAAAATGAGTATGGAAACGAATAAAATGCAACATTgtctatttcttcttcttcttcttctaatAGTGTGTACCAGTAGATAAGGATGCTAGAAGTGTGGGGTCGACATAGTTCTATTCCGTTTTACTTTCATAATCAATAAACATATACGATAAGAGATTTATCTATAGTATTTGAAAATTATCCTAGGGATGGCATGATGAGAACCTGCGACATTTTGTACCCAAAAGAAACGGGGTGCCAACCATAAAAAAGTATGACTGAAGTGCATACCTCTCCAGCATAGTGGCGAACGCGAAAagctttctctctttctccttgAAAACAAGGATTGGCACTTAGATGTTGCTTGAGCTTATTCGCAAAGCTCAAATCTGTACCATTTGGAAAGGTTGATTCCTCATCGAGCAACGACTGTAACCCTAATGGTTTCTGCACCAAACAAAAACCTTTCAACATTTCTGCCCCACGAAGAACTTATGACTAGGATAAGTGAAATACATCCACCTAAAAGAAAGATACGAGTAATCTAACCAACACTGAACGAGAATGGAACAGAGTGCTAGAGTTTGAGTATCAGACCTTCTCAAACAGATTAAGGCAATCCTGATTGTCTTCAAAATCGACTTTTGCCCAGTCAATGCCATCTTGAATGTATTCCTGGAGAAAGGTTTAAAAGATTCAAAACCAAAGACCATGCAATAACAGAAAGTGTGCATGTTGTGACATTGAAGTGCTAAGATGCATGGTTCAGGCTTTGGATGAGAAAGGACTCGTAAATCTATGATGTAAATTGATTTGATGGACCAAAAAAGTGTGTATTTCATCAATCCCTTGAAATTATCTAATCCACTGAGCAGATGACTAGGATCAGGTTATCCGTAAACTAGAAAAGTAGCGGGCAGCCGGGCATGTCCTTCACTAGGTAGAACAAAGAATCAATCTGTCTAAAAGATATTTAATTCATCATACTGAGATAAGAAAAATGgtttttggaaaaatatatAAGTTAATCCAAGGCAGGTTATTAGATGACACAATATAAATCGCAATATTTATGACTATGAAACTGCATTTTAGCAGAGATATGACACGGTTACCTCTTGCTCCAATTTAAACAAGTGGCGATTGAAGTGTTGTTGTAATCTTTCATTGGCATAGTTAATGCAGAACTGCTCAAAACTGTTTctctaataaataaaaaaaataaaacaacagTCAGAACAACATAAGCAAAGACAAACAGACAAGTTGAAGGATATATAGAGACACTCACCTCAAACGATTCGAAACCATAAATATCAAGGATACTGATGGATCTTCCTGTACGCCTCTTGCCAACTGCTAGTGATTTATTTATCTGCTCCACTAGCCAGTCAAACAAACATGAATAAATCGATTTTGCCAACGCATCCCTTGTATCCATGGCCTGTGATATCAATGTATGAATGAACAATGAAAGTCAGGAGACTCGGGTCGAAATTCAACATGCCCTTGGCATTTCAAGATTAAGTAGTTTTCACACAAACTGTCCAACCTGTGCAAGAGTGAGTTTTTGGACAATTGTATCATTTCTTCTCCCTACTCTCATTTTTCGAGTTGATAATGCTAGCTTCAGTTCCTCCACTTTGCACCCAATCAATGTGGCAACAGTGGTTAGACCTGAAAATAGGATAGGTGGATGTCATCAGCAAAATTCAAGCATCTTGCAGGAGTTACAACACTGCCTTGTACAGGAAGACATGGTAATAAAAGCACGTCGCACTTGTTAACATAAAAACATTATTTGAACGTTTCTGTTCTTCGTGGAAAAGGCAAGCACGGCACATCAACTTTGGCAGGCTTAACATAATAGACTTTGTTTATTTCAGAAATTGATTCAGGCTTTGTATATTCACCCTGATATATTCTCACCTTCATCAATCACAGGTTCAACATGATTTTCACTATCAATTGAAGTGAAAGAGACGTCTCCTAGCCATAGTACTGCAGCCAGCATTGCAAATACACTATCCTGATCATCCTTACTTACATGAACAATATCCAGAGCGTCCTGAATTTAAAGCAGATGATATATAGCTGAGTTGGTTTTAGTTCAAAGTACAAGAAAATGGTAAAGTATGATGAGAATAAGTCCATAAGGATACCACTACTATACGAAATTGTTCAGCATCATCAACCCCAGAGATCGTAAAGCAATTGCTCTGCCTCAGATACTTGAACTCATCTGCATTCTTTAGGTTCAATTTTTCTGCACAAAAAAACAAGAAAGTGCAGCTGAATGAAAAACGTACAACCAAAAGCAAGCAGATATAGGAAGACATAAGAGAGAgtatacacaaaaaatatagcACAAGAGTCGCTCTGATGACCAAAAGAGCAAATTTACACCACAATGGAAAATAAGAAGTCAATAGCAAAACATTGCAATATTGCTGATCAAGTGATCATCGTTTGACACTATAAACAAGAATAATGGTAAACTTACCTCTTAGGCTAGGTGAAGCCCCGGCACAAAGTTGATAAAATATATGATATGATCTTTCTCCCTCCGAACATTGAACAACTCTTGACTGTTTACCAAAACAATCTATCTGAGTTTTCTGAATATGTAACTATATACCAGAGCAAGTATCTTATAACAAAGCTGAAACTAGATCAGTAATTACCTTCTCTAGTAAAACTGCATGGAACAAGGAACCGCATTTGATGGAgcaacaaaaaaggaaataaattaaGAAGGCTCTCTAAAATTCTGCAacattaattttatcaaaaaaatggAAGAAGTAATCTTACAAGTTTGAATCTTGGCACCAGATATTTTTCCAGTTTCACTGAAGTGGATTTCGATCAGCTTTCCCTGCAGATACTCTTAATTACTTGAACTTACAAGCAGCAAATTATTGGGTATTCACGCCCCAATTATCAGTTGAACTACTGAATTTCATGCTAACAAACCAAGACACAGAGGATGGCAAAATAACAACTTACAAATCGACTTGAGTTGTCATTTCTTAATGTCTTGGCATTACCGAAAGCTTCCAGAATAGGATTCGTCTTTAATATCTCATACTCaataccaccaccacctcccAGAGCAGCCAAATATTGCATTGCTATCTTTGCAGTTTCTGTCTTTCCAGCACCACTTTCCCCACTAGATAAAAAAGAGATGGACAGAACCAAACTTGTCAAATACTCCTATAATCATTACATGGATATTTAAGTACACCagttattgaaaaaaatatatctataACAAACCAAGATTCTGCAAAATAAAGTTAGCTACTAAACGATGAAAGGCATCGAAATTGCACGTGCAACATTGACTATCGAAAAAAAACTAAGAAATTCATGTATTATTCCACTAACCTTATAATGATAGATTGGTTTACTTCATCTGCAGAGAGGGAAAACCAAATTGTTGAGTTAAATTACTTTGAGAAAATTATTGCTTGGCTTTCTAGGATGTAATTACCTCGGATCATTTCACGCATAGCTGTGTCTGTGATAGCATATACATGAGGGCTGTCCAAAGATTTGCGCTTGTAAGCTTCAATATAATCATTTCCATATAGCAAGACTTTTTTAAAGGGATTAACTGCTACCAGTACTGGGCCTGCTTTAGTCTGAAATAAACCAGAAAATGAAAACGGAGTGTTCACTAGAGCTAGAAAACAAGGGAATCTCGTGAAAATCAACACTAACACACAAACTTACATAAATCAAATCTCGATCATATCTGTATTGGAGATTGTACAATACTGAAGGTTCGTTTAGGTAACTCAATTGCATGAGGTCATCTACACCATCAAGAATATCAGGATTTGCCGGTATCAGAGTTTCTGAACTCACTTGCAGTACCTAGACAAGAAAATTGTTAACGTTGAACGCAAGGTAACActcaagagaaaaaaaaaatattactcacTTTTCCCTCGGGCAATGTTATCACTGAATTGTTACCAGTAGTCTGAATAACTGTTCCCAGCTCCCAATTACCATCAGGAAGCTGAACCCACGACTGGATTTTCTGTAAAATAAACTCGCGAGTCAAAGGCGATACAAGCATAAAAATGACAAGTGGGATTTTCATATAAAGCTCTTCCTGACATAAAGTTATAGTATCAGCAGTTTCTACCATTAAATTGTTGCCACCATTTTGGTAACTTAAGAGCATCATCCTTAAGCAGATATGAGAAAACAGAGTTACACATAGAAACAGAAAGAATAAATGCGGCAAGGAATGTAATTTGAAATCCTCTTGACATAAACAGCTTCTTGGGATTTGTCCTCTTTGGTCTCGCCTGGATGGCAAGGCACACTTTAGAATAAAATAGGTTTTTCTAGAacattagaaaattaaaaaaggtTTATCTTCTTCAGCAGGTTTAATCATATCACATAGGCATATGATCATTTGGCATTTATAAATGTGACGCCTTAAACAATAAGCTATTTCTCAATCATAAAGTGAAAATACGAATTCATGTTCTAGAAATGCTGCTCGCAGTCATTCTATCAAAACCCTCTGATTATAACCCTTCATTATCTAATAATATTTGATTCGATAGTGCCTTTGTTACTGTCTCTGAGCTCTGATTAAGCAATAGGAAATCTTGTATTTCCATTTCAGCATAGCAATAAAAAGCACGACTCGGTTAGACCAAGAATAGACTTGGAACAGAATCTCATAAAAGAGTATGTGAGAAAACAAGCAAAAGCAAAAACTTAATATAGCTTCACAAAGCAAGAATTCCATTTCATGATATGCAACAGAGATCAacccaaaaaaaataacaaaagtaATACTCCAAAAGCACCTTCTTCGATGCATACGGGGTGGTGTCACTCCACTTCGAATCAGAATGTGATCGTTTAACCAACGGCACAGGAGTACTGGGATCCTTATGATCTTCACTATCATCAGCCAAAGGAGCCACATCTTCGGCTGGCACATTCAAAGTACCATAAGGCGATTCATCACTATCCGAACCAGCATGACCCCTACCATTAGCTGCCCTCTCCGAGGCATCCCTCAATTCTTCAGCATTCTCTGGTATAGTATCAGGAAACATCGTCCTATCAACACCTTCATCGCCCGCATACTTAAAATCAACGGGCAACGACTTGATCGACTGATAAGAACGCGTATCATTAACCGGCGACATTACACTTAGAGACTCGAAGAGGGTCCTTTGCCCCTCTCCTCCAATTCAATGAACCGCAATCAACACCCCTATAATTGGATCAAAAGGGGAGCTTTTTCCACCCTTTTTGTTCTACAAAAGTGAAATCCTACTTTAACTCCACAGACCCCACCGACTTAGCTGCCCAACTTAATGGAGGGGACCATACAATTACCGAACAACAACACCATTAGTGACCCTTCAATAACCAGTCACGCCACCCACCATGTCAAAACCTACGAATCTTGAACCCCACTTCCCCAATTGTGAACCTAAAAACCCCTATACCTTCAAAGCCACTCCAAGAAATTGGGCAAAAAAAGATCCCAATTCCACCCAGCAGAAAAACACTAAATACAAAAATCCCTCAAATAAATGGGATCCTACAAACTGAAGTCTCCAGCTCGAAACAGATCTTAACCCTCACAAAAGCAAGAAAAAACAGAGGGAAATGGAAAAAAGGAAAAGCAACCCAACCCAAATCTTGAAGCACTTTATCTTGTCACACAATAGGGTCTTTCCTTGCAGGGCCCTCCCTCGATCGATCAGTTGTCGTGAAAATGACAACAAATTTTGACCAGCGAAGTTAAAACAATTGAAAATGGAGGCAATTTGAAATCAAATTGCGTGCAGTAACTACACGCGTTACAGAAAGCAATATAAtaaaagattggatttttcaAATTGGGAGGTTAAATTTTCAAGATATGGAAGAGGAGAAAGCATAA
This sequence is a window from Salvia splendens isolate huo1 chromosome 5, SspV2, whole genome shotgun sequence. Protein-coding genes within it:
- the LOC121801961 gene encoding myosin-1-like, which encodes MSPVNDTRSYQSIKSLPVDFKYAGDEGVDRTMFPDTIPENAEELRDASERAANGRGHAGSDSDESPYGTLNVPAEDVAPLADDSEDHKDPSTPVPLVKRSHSDSKWSDTTPYASKKKIQSWVQLPDGNWELGTVIQTTGNNSVITLPEGKVLQVSSETLIPANPDILDGVDDLMQLSYLNEPSVLYNLQYRYDRDLIYTKAGPVLVAVNPFKKVLLYGNDYIEAYKRKSLDSPHVYAITDTAMREMIRDEVNQSIIISGESGAGKTETAKIAMQYLAALGGGGGIEYEILKTNPILEAFGNAKTLRNDNSSRFGKLIEIHFSETGKISGAKIQTFLLEKSRVVQCSEGERSYHIFYQLCAGASPSLREKLNLKNADEFKYLRQSNCFTISGVDDAEQFRIVVDALDIVHVSKDDQDSVFAMLAAVLWLGDVSFTSIDSENHVEPVIDEGLTTVATLIGCKVEELKLALSTRKMRVGRRNDTIVQKLTLAQAMDTRDALAKSIYSCLFDWLVEQINKSLAVGKRRTGRSISILDIYGFESFERNSFEQFCINYANERLQQHFNRHLFKLEQEEYIQDGIDWAKVDFEDNQDCLNLFEKKPLGLQSLLDEESTFPNGTDLSFANKLKQHLSANPCFQGEREKAFRVRHYAGEVTYDTTGFLEKNRDLLHLDSIELLSSCTCPLPQAFASSMLNQSEKPVVGALHKSGGADSQKLSVTTKFKSQLFQLMQRLESTTPHFIRCIKPNNFQSPGSYNQGLILQQLRCCGVLEVVRISRSGFPTRMSHQKFARRYGFLLLDHVASQDPLSVSVAILHQFNILPEMYQVGYTKLFFRTGQIGVLEDTRNRTLHGILGVQSCFRGHKARCLLRDFRRGIVTLQSFIRGEKVRKEYAGILRRHRAAISIQKNVRARILRKKFNRVREAATSMQSVIRGWLVRRCSGDIGLLQFGGRKGNEPEEVLVKSSFLAELQRRVLRAEASLREKEEENDILHQRLQQYENRWSEYELKMKSMEEVWQKQMRSLQSSLSIAKKSLAFDDSQRNSDASVNGAEESSWDTGNNLRIQENGGRPTTAGLSVIGRLAEEFEQRSQVFGDDAKFLVEVKSGQTEASLDPDHELRRLKAMFEAWKKDYGSRLRETKVILNKLGGEEGSSADKARKKWWGRRNSMRMG